The genomic DNA GTGGCAGTTGCCGCATTGCCCGGAACCGAAGGGGAAATGCACGTTCTTGCTCTTCTCACCCTCCTTCGTCTTCGCATGGCATGGGTAGCAGAGATCGGCGCCTTCCGCGACAAGGAGACGTTTAAAGGGAGCCGCATGGGGTTTGTGGCAGGAAAGGCAGCCTTTACCGGTGGTGACAGCACCGTGTCCTGCGACCATCTTCCCCGACTTGTCCTGATGGCAGCTGAAACAGAGCTGGTTTCCTTCCTCCAGCTGCAGTTTCACATGCTCCGACGCATGAGGATTGTGGCAGGAGAGACATTCAGCCGCCTTGAACGGAGAATGCTCCACAGTGCCGTTCCCTTTCATGGTCTTGGCGTCATGGCAGTTGGCGCAGAGCTCCCCCCCCTTCTGCGTGACGCCGAAAGGCTTGGCATCGGTAGGAGCGTTGTGGCATCCATCGCACCCAGCAGTGGCAACAGGGTTGTGGACGCTCTGCTTCAGAAGCTTTCCCTGGACCGAGGAATGTGGATTGTGGCATCCGGTACAGCGCTGGCCTTCGACAGGGTAGTTCCCGTGGGCCTTTTTGAAGGAGGCTTTGGAGCTGTCGTGACAGCCCAGGCAAAGCGCGGGCTCGGCCTTCTTCAGGAGCCTTTTTTCATCGGAGCTGTGGGAAGCATGGCACGCTCCGCATCCCTCCTTCAGCAGGACCTGATGGACATTTTTCTTTTCGTAGTCCTCTTTCTTGTGGCACTGGTAACAGACTGCGCTCCCCTCTGCTTTCAGGAGGTGAGGGTATTGCGAGGCGTGCGAATTGTGGCAGGTGGAACATTTTCCGACCTTGAGGGGAGCATGCACGTTTGCCTTGTTCAGGCCGATCTTCTCTTTGGCATGGCAGGTATAGCAGACCTGGTTCCCCTCCTTCTTGAGGAGAAGCTTGGCCACGATACCATGGCGCAGGTGGCACTCCTCGCATTTCTTCTCCTTCACGCTGGTATGGATGTACTTCATCGAGGAGTACTTGTCCGCAAACTTCGTATGACAGTCCATGCAGTCTTTGCGCGCGAATTTCTTCGCGGCATGGGCATCGGTTCCCGTCACAAAAAGAAGGCCGATCAGCACAGCCAGTGACCAGACACTCCTCTGCAGGTAGTTATGAATACGCATGAATCTCTCCTAGCTGTTGAAGACTGAGGTTGTTCACTTTCAACAACCTCCCTAGTTCTTGAGGTCGACGTAGATCTCGATGTCCGACGCTTCCCGCAGTTTCGCCGCCCACCCCTCGACGATCTTGTTCAATTTCTGGAAGTACAGCGTCTTCTTGATGTCTTCCTCCACGTCCTGCAGCGGCTGCTCCCTGGCCGGGACCATATCTAGAATATTCAGCACGTAATACTCGCGCTCTTCGTCGTAACGCCGGTATTCGCCCGCCTTGACACCCGTCAGCGCCTTCTGGACCCCTTCAGGCAACTGTGTCTTGACGATGAGGCTTCCATCGAAGTTGAGCTTGGGTGCGGTCAGGAGACGGCCTTCGGCATTGGACTTGAACCATTTGAAGTCCATCCCTTTTCTCAGCTTCTCGACGGCCGCTTCGGCATCCTTGGCCGATGAAAAAACCATCGCGTCGATCTTGAACATCTCGGGATATGTGTACTCCGCCAGGTGCTCCTTGTAATAGGCCTGCACGTCGTCGGCATTCAACCTGACCTCCGGCCGGGCAACCTTCTCCACGAAGGCGCCGAAAAGAACGGAAGCCTCGAAGTCGGCCACCTTCTTCACAACATCCGGGCTCTTGTCCAGCCCCTGCTGGAGTGCCTCTTTCTCAAGGACCCTGTCGGAATAGATCTTCAGCAGCAGTTCCTGCTTCGCTTTGTTCACCTTCTTTTCAGTGACGGCGGATTCAACTCCGTGAAAGAACTTCTCCTGGATGGCAGCGGCTAGATCACTCACCGTCACTGCTTTCATCCCCTCTATCTCCGCTATGGTGCGGGTATCCTTCAGAAGCATCTCGAAGCCCGGCTCCTTCGCCTCGAAATCAAGACCGTCCAGAAGTTTCCTGTCCTCCTTGACGTGCTTTTTAATCAACTCCTCACGATAGGCTTTGAGGGACTTTAGCCGTGCTTCCGTGAGGACCTGGCTCCGTGCCTTCTCCTTCATCTGCGGGTCCTCTTTGGAACGGACATCGTCGATCTTGAAGATCAGGTAACCCGCCTCCAGTGGAATCACGGGGGTAACCTTACCCGACTTCATGCCGAGCAGCACCTTCAGGATGCCGGGGGAGAAGCTGGCGCGGGTGACGTACGTCGGGTCCTTGGTCCCCTCGGCATGCTTCCCGTTTACCGCCTTATCGTAAACGGCTCCGAAATCCTTGCCCGCCTTCAGCTCTTTCGCCGCTTTCTTCGCCTGGGCCTCATCCTTGAATACTAGCGACCTCAGCTTCCACTCTATGATGCTCGCCTTGTATTCCTTTTCAATTTCCGCTTCATCAGCCTTCACGTCCTTGACCCGCTCCGCCATCAGTTTTTCACGGATGGTCTTCCGGGTATTCTTATCAATAAGCTCCTGTATCTCCGGGAGCTGGTCCAGTCCCATGTTCCTGGCTTCCTGGATGATCACCCTGGAATTGATGAGCCGGTTGAGGACCTCGGA from Geobacter sp. DSM 9736 includes the following:
- a CDS encoding cytochrome c3 family protein; amino-acid sequence: MRIHNYLQRSVWSLAVLIGLLFVTGTDAHAAKKFARKDCMDCHTKFADKYSSMKYIHTSVKEKKCEECHLRHGIVAKLLLKKEGNQVCYTCHAKEKIGLNKANVHAPLKVGKCSTCHNSHASQYPHLLKAEGSAVCYQCHKKEDYEKKNVHQVLLKEGCGACHASHSSDEKRLLKKAEPALCLGCHDSSKASFKKAHGNYPVEGQRCTGCHNPHSSVQGKLLKQSVHNPVATAGCDGCHNAPTDAKPFGVTQKGGELCANCHDAKTMKGNGTVEHSPFKAAECLSCHNPHASEHVKLQLEEGNQLCFSCHQDKSGKMVAGHGAVTTGKGCLSCHKPHAAPFKRLLVAEGADLCYPCHAKTKEGEKSKNVHFPFGSGQCGNCHNPHGSNFSGMLKDRMDTVCYSCHSDAETKFKKTYTHQPVMTADCASCHKAHGSDMGKLLKAKVPELCTPCHADLMKEEKPGTNHKPFMDGDCLTCHASHGSSVKGMLESPQDVLCATCHTDVQKGMKEAKSSHGPFTGGECTKCHNPHKAKLNKLLFAQSPDLCFTCHKNVNEKVTKEKPHSPAQQDCQTCHKPHFSAEPSLAAQPLSGLCEQCHDYGKPSFGKAHLDISPAELRCMNCHDPHASNDPKFFKSKVHAPFAGRSCDECHIVAK
- a CDS encoding peptidyl-prolyl cis-trans isomerase, which encodes MKSNGLLAKVVVCVGILSGVTAFAAETAPVGERSAAETGKGNIADMLFAPEFAASAVAKVNDEVITGAELNESLSMLHEGMAKGAGSSMKKQDFSEVLNRLINSRVIIQEARNMGLDQLPEIQELIDKNTRKTIREKLMAERVKDVKADEAEIEKEYKASIIEWKLRSLVFKDEAQAKKAAKELKAGKDFGAVYDKAVNGKHAEGTKDPTYVTRASFSPGILKVLLGMKSGKVTPVIPLEAGYLIFKIDDVRSKEDPQMKEKARSQVLTEARLKSLKAYREELIKKHVKEDRKLLDGLDFEAKEPGFEMLLKDTRTIAEIEGMKAVTVSDLAAAIQEKFFHGVESAVTEKKVNKAKQELLLKIYSDRVLEKEALQQGLDKSPDVVKKVADFEASVLFGAFVEKVARPEVRLNADDVQAYYKEHLAEYTYPEMFKIDAMVFSSAKDAEAAVEKLRKGMDFKWFKSNAEGRLLTAPKLNFDGSLIVKTQLPEGVQKALTGVKAGEYRRYDEEREYYVLNILDMVPAREQPLQDVEEDIKKTLYFQKLNKIVEGWAAKLREASDIEIYVDLKN